From the Helianthus annuus cultivar XRQ/B chromosome 17, HanXRQr2.0-SUNRISE, whole genome shotgun sequence genome, the window CTTCTGGCAACGGGAGTTAAGTTGAAAGTGGAGATGGAGAAGAATGGGGTTAGCGCGAATGTGATCACTTATAACACGTTGATGAACGGATTGTGTAAGGAAGGGAAACTGCATGATGCATATAAGGTGTTCCATGAAATGAAAGCTACGAATGTGGCTCCTAATACTGTAACGTATAACACGATGATTAGCGGATACTGTAAGTTGGGTAAAACCAAAAAGGGTACTCAAATCCTTGAAGAAATGTTGAGAAATGGGGTTAAAGTCGATATCTTAACGTATAACGCGTTGTTGTCGGGGCTATGCGATTTAGGGAAGACTAGAAAGGCTGCTTATTTGGTTCAAGAACTTGATAAAAAGAAATTAGTCCCGAATTCTTCAACTTTCGCCGCGCTTATTAGAGGACAATGTGTACGACAGAACCCTGATCGCGCGTTCCAGTTGTACAAAAGCATGATAAAGAGTGGTTGTCGTCCGAATGTGGATACCATTAAGATGATGATGTCGTCTTTCGTGAAGAACGTCGATTTTGATGGCGCGTTTTGTGTTTTTAAAGAGATGTTAGACAGGCCTCCTAGTCCTGATTCGGCAATATGGAGTGCGTTGTGTGAAGGATTTTCAAGAGAATGGAAAGATCGGTTAGTTATGAGTTTGTTAAAAGAGGTGGATGATGGGTGTCTCACGCTTGAACGTTTTGAAAAGGCTAAAAGCGTAATCTTTCATTCGAGTGTTGAGGGTAGAGAAATAGAACAAGATGTGTAATGTGCACaagcagtggcggatccaggaataATTTTATGGGGGTGTGAACCCCTTCGGTTTGGGTAGAAGCAAAGAAGAAAGTGGAGAGGTGTGGAAGCGAGAAGCGGGAATGGAGAGAGTGGGAACACCACCCCTCCACGTCAGTACTGGAGTGAGTGGAATAGTGAGAGAGAAAGATGGGTACCGTCCACCCTAAATAGAACTATAGCTTTTGGCAAAAGCGATTTGATATTTTATGGTTAGAACTATTTATAAAATTACAAAATCGATACAAAAGTGCTTGCAAGATACAATAAAATTACCAATATTGATTCGTTACCCAACTCGCAGAGCTCTAGAGGATTCGAAGGAACACGAACGTGGTATGTTCATGTGTTTGTTTAACTGAAAATATATATGAACAAAGAaactttttgtttgtttgtgttcattcatTAAGAAAATGAATCTTGCTCGACTATGTTTGTTCCTTAACATTCTAAATGAACgcaataaacgaacataaacagaTGTAAAGAAATGAATATAAacgaagagaatgaatgtgttcTTGTCAGTTGATTACTCAAAACTTGGATTTAAAATTGCAAGGAACAAAGAAATATAAACAAACTTGGATTTACTATTAATGAACATATTAACGAACAATGTTCTTATTCATTCGTTTGTTGATTACCCAAAGCTTGATTCTAACATTTGATTGGTAAGATGCATTGTTGCAGGTTGAACCAAtagttattaatatatatatgttAATAGGAGATGGGAATGAACAGTGCTTTTGTTTGTGGTTTGTTCGGATTGAGCTATTTGGGCGGCCATCCCCCCTTGAGACGCGTGTTTTCCTTACCCCTCTTTAATGCCTCTAAAGTGAGAGAACGGGAAGAGAGGGGCGGTGGTTGGGTGCTGAATCGACAGAGTGAGAGAGATGGGAGCAGCTCCCTCCACCACCACGGCTGCCAATTTGTCGTTCGGTGACCCCTGCAGAGGGGAGGATGCGGTGTGTaggttgagagagagagagagagagctctcTGGGAGAAGCGGCGCTGTCCCTGGTGGAGGAGCCATGACGGCGGCCACGTGCATTTCGGCGCACCAGGTTCTCGTTTCCGCTCTCTCACTCTCATTGCTGCCGCCTCCTGAGGTCTTCCCtttcgttctctctctctctctcatcgccTACTGTGTTTAGAAGGGCGTGTTCATTATATCATGTTGTGGGCAGGGGTGTTTTAGGCCACATGACATGTGGTCTCGTTTCCAACCATCGCTCCTGGTGGCGGACGGTAGTGATGGTTTTGGGTGTGTATATCATTCAGGCTTTTTTACTACTTTGTCCTTAACTTTCTTACAGGTTTTGGTTTCTTGGCTGTGATCTGTGTGAGCCTGCTGTATCTATGATTTACTATCTATTTAAACTACATGCCAATGAATAGTAAAAAACGGCAGGTTCTTTTAAGGGCTTTTGGTTGCTTGACAGTGATCCATATGTGAGCCTACTGAATCGATGTTTTTTAGCAGTTTTGTGGTCAAATTACGGTATTTTGCTACAGTTTTGTTGGTTGGCTGTGGTAATGGGTTCTGTCACTTGGCTATGATGATCTCAAAACCTCACTAAACTATCGATCGTAAATGATACATGCCTGATATGAATAAGAACACTAACACAATATCATAAAACTCTTTACATCAATTGAAGGTCATGAGTCTTCTTCCATAGCCTCAGCTGCAGCAATCTCGGAATCCAATTTGTTCATCAACTGCTCACTTACATGTTTAGCCACCGATATCATATCAAGAATCACACTCGAGTCTAAGCCCGCACCCCCTCTTTTGGTCAACCCACATATCAATCCTTGCCGGTTGACTGACACCGAAACAGCAGAGCTCATTTGTGATTCCTCTTCTGAAGTTGCATCTACAATATAATGCCTTCCAAcctacaaaaaagaaaaaaaacaaaaagaaaaccaatataaataaaaaaacaacaaatTATATATACTATAATATAAAAAGAAAtccaactttagcccctcaactttggtaTTAACCacctttagcccctcaactttggtaatgacatgtttagcccttTAACTAAAAcgactttagcccctcaactttaataataaacaaccCTAGCCCTTCAACTTTAGTAATGAaatgtttagcccctcaactttaataatgacatgtttagccccttaactaaacCATCAAACAACTTTAACTCTCGCGATTTGCTTATTTTAATCTACGTTTCGAACCCGCTGCGGAGCGTGGATGGTAAACCACTAAAGTTGGGAAATAATGTCACCTTAGTTAAAGTAACTATAACCGGGACTGCTGTCGTGTCAAATTGTAGAAACTCTTCATCACTCACGTCAACCTCTGGTTGTTCATCTGGTGTGGCGGCTGATGCAATGTTGACTTTTGGAATACCTGTGTCGCTTAAAGCAGCCTGAATATGCGAAAGAATTATCAAGATCAGATAACAAGTCGTGAAAATCAGCTATTCGAGCGTTCTGGTAATTCTACATTTCCGTAAAGCTACTCCTATCATGATAACGTTTTGTAATCGTTAACTAAGTAGTCAATGCGGAAAAATAtaggatatcggtcaaggaccgatatttgagacaTCGGTTATCgcagtgggatatcggtaattttaatatcatgctaaatttatatatatagcaatttaacactaacaattgtaacaagtaagaactgactaagacttagaacactaacatttaacagtaacaactaacaattaaaacttaaaacactaatagcagcaataagaagaaaaatgaacGGTAGAAATAAGAATGGtcctgatatcgggaaaatcggtgatttatcgatcaaatatcggtcctatatcggtcaaatatcggacaATATCGCTGATAATATCGATACCGATATTCTGACCAATATATTGTACCACTATCTCGgcaggggaccgataaccgatatatcactgatatatcgggatattaactacatagatCGTTAAAACATGATTGCTAAATCCAAAAGGGCTGAAAATTTAATACTTAATGAAGGAAAAAGAAAGTGAGAAACAATAAAGATACCTTAATGGCAGCACCTAAAGCATCAAGCACATTTCCATCCATACTAACCACAAGACCATCAATATATAGATCCCAACAAACTTTTCCGTCCACAATTGACAAAGATGAAAGATTAATTCCAGCACCTGCCATAAATGTTGTGACAACATTTGTTATAAACTTATAATATGAAAACTGTTTGATTTGTACGAAGATTTGTGAAATTTCATACCTGCCCCACTTTTACCTCCCAATAGACACTGTCTAAGGGCTGCAGATAGTTCCTTTGACAGTTCTTCACCACCTCTCCCCTGTATAAATAAAACAAGGGTCCTAATAAAGACACACCCCAAAATCTTAATTTCACACCCTGTATACAGGCCGTATAACGTTTACGGCCGGTATATAATAATCTGACATGACAAGTATTGGGCCGTATAGGCTCGTATAACATAATGTTATACGGCTCGTTTAGATGGAAAAACTATTAGATCGTATAACATTCTATACAGGTCGTATAACACTATACAGGCCGTATAGCATTATATGAGGTTTGAGTAGTATAACATTATATCGGTCGTTAACATTCTATACGGGTAGTATAAtgttatacgggccgtatacatgTAGACAAAAAGACATTCTGTGACATTTTTTGTGCACAACCAGTTATACGACCCGACGGGCCGTATACATGTAggggtgtgaaaataagattttaggGGTGTGGGAATAGTGGGagccatggttgtaaaagtcgctaggcgctccctagtcggccGACCGGGGAGTTGATAGTAATCGGCCTAGGCgaagagtactcggggagtactcagacatgttaaattatatagatataagtttttggaaattaaatatatgtcaaataacataaagagtaaactgccattttggtccctgagctttggtcacttttgccactttagtccaaaactcaaaccttttaaatccgggtccctgtggtttcacttttattgccattttagtccaaagatgaaatcagctgata encodes:
- the LOC110921295 gene encoding exosome complex component RRP42, giving the protein MVGLSVGEKHFIQGGIAQDLRTDGRKRLTYRPIFVETGVIAQANGSARVKMGKTEVIASVKAELGRPSSSAPDKGKVSIFVDCSPTAAPQFEGRGGEELSKELSAALRQCLLGGKSGAGAGINLSSLSIVDGKVCWDLYIDGLVVSMDGNVLDALGAAIKAALSDTGIPKVNIASAATPDEQPEVDVSDEEFLQFDTTAVPVIVTLTKVGRHYIVDATSEEESQMSSAVSVSVNRQGLICGLTKRGGAGLDSSVILDMISVAKHVSEQLMNKLDSEIAAAEAMEEDS